GCTATCGCAGCAACCCTGCATGCACATCGCCGTCGCCAACTGGCAGCACAGGTTGTTGCCCCTGCCGCGCGCGATACCAGTAACTGGAAGTGGCTCAGCCGCTGGGAAAGGATCCGGCGATGAAATATACGACCCTCATCAATGGCAAACAATTTGAAATGGAAATTGAGCGAGATGGCAGTTTGCTCATCAATGGCGAGCGTGTCGATGTCGATTTCCTCAATATGGGCAGTTCACTCTATTCGCTCATCATTGATAATCGGTCTATCGAGCTGGCTATCGACGAAGACAACGGCCAGTACCAACTGCTGGTGGATGGCCGCCTGTACGAGGCCCAAGTACTGGATGAACGAGCACTCTTCCTGGCGAACCGCCGTGGTGGCCTGGGGAATGCTTCCGGCGAGATCAAGGCGCCTATGCCGGGGTTAATCGTCGAAGTCCTCGTCTCTGTAGGCGATACCGTCACAGAAGGCCAGACCGTCATCATTCTGGAATCTATGAAAATGCAGAATGAACTCAAAGCCGCTCAAGATGGCATCATCAAGGAAATATTCGTCAAAGCGGGACAAACTGTCGATAAGAACGCCCCTCTTACGACAATAGGCGGCGACGAAGACTAACAAACACGGACTTCCTAGCGCCTTCAATAGAGGCATGTATCCGGCGATATGGAGCATGCCTCTATTTATTTTTCAGTTTATTTTTCACTCTTAAGATGCCCCTACTCAAGGCTCCACAAATCGGCTAATCTACGCGCTTTATACAAATAGGCGCTCAGGCAACTTATGCAACCAGAAGCACACGCATCCTTACAAAGCATCCATCTCCCCAAATGGGTTGATTGGCTGTGGCTGGCCCTTTGTGCAGTCTATGTACTGGCAGGCGTCGCTATGGCACCTTACCACGGCGACGAAGCATCTTTAATCTTTATGGGACGCGACTTCTATTATCATGTCCAAGGGCAGTTGGACAAGATTTACGTTCAAGAATTCGAGAAACTTGAACCTGATGCTGCCCTGGAGCAACAGTTACGCCTCATTAATGGCACGTTACCCAAATATATGTACGGGGCTATTGCATATGCCATGGGGGCAGATCCTGATACGCTATCCGAATCTTGGGCCTGGGGTGCAGGCTGGGATTGGAACATTGAAAACGGCGCGATTGAACCTGGTGATGATGTTCTTCTTGCAGGACGATATGCTTCAGCTATA
The Phototrophicus methaneseepsis DNA segment above includes these coding regions:
- a CDS encoding acetyl-CoA carboxylase biotin carboxyl carrier protein subunit, with the translated sequence MKYTTLINGKQFEMEIERDGSLLINGERVDVDFLNMGSSLYSLIIDNRSIELAIDEDNGQYQLLVDGRLYEAQVLDERALFLANRRGGLGNASGEIKAPMPGLIVEVLVSVGDTVTEGQTVIILESMKMQNELKAAQDGIIKEIFVKAGQTVDKNAPLTTIGGDED